The following are from one region of the Carassius auratus strain Wakin unplaced genomic scaffold, ASM336829v1 scaf_tig00033419, whole genome shotgun sequence genome:
- the LOC113081206 gene encoding heterogeneous nuclear ribonucleoprotein A0-like: MTNQLCKLFVGGLNVQTTDEGLRAHFEQYGQLTDCVVVMNQPLQRSRCFGFVTYSSVEEADAAMAARPHVVDGNNVDLKRAVAREDAGKPEALAKVKKIFVGGLRDDIDDEHLQEYFSQFGTLEKAQVITDKDTGKKRGFGFVYFEDNDSADKAVVMKFHVISGHKVEVKKALTKQEMQGAGGRGGRGGRGMGRGSGYGGGGRGGGGYYGDYGYQNGAYGNDGNYENQSSYGGGYSDQMSGGYGNGNGYSDFGEGYGQQPSGYGAVKAGYSSRSSGPYPRGGGGGGGGFGRGGYGGY; encoded by the coding sequence ATGACGAACCAGCTTTGTAAACTGTTTGTTGGAGGCCTTAACGTCCAAACGACTGACGAAGGCTTGCGGGCACATTTTGAACAGTATGGACAGCTGACCGACTGCGTCGTGGTGATGAACCAGCCGCTGCAGCGCTCTCGGTGTTTCGGCTTTGTTACGTACTCGAGCGTCGAGGAAGCGGATGCCGCCATGGCTGCTAGGCCTCATGTCGTAGACGGCAACAACGTGGATCTGAAGCGAGCGGTGGCACGGGAAGACGCAGGGAAACCAGAGGCACTAgccaaggtcaagaaaatatttgTTGGGGGACTGAGAGACGACATTGATGACGAACACCTCCAAGAGTATTTCTCCCAGTTCGGTACGCTCGAGAAGGCTCAGGTCATCACCGACAAAGACACCGGGAAAAAGCGAGGTTTCGGTTTCGTTTATTTTGAAGATAACGACTCCGCCGATAAAGCCGTCGTGATGAAGTTCCACGTGATCAGCGGACACAAAGTGGAGGTAAAGAAGGCGCTCACCAAGCAGGAGATGCAAGGTGCCGGCGGTCGTGGCGGCAGAGGAGGCCGAGGAATGGGCCGGGGAAGCGGCTACGGCGGTGGCGGAAGAGGAGGAGGTGGTTACTATGGTGACTACGGCTATCAGAACGGCGCATACGGTAATGATGGCAATTACGAAAACCAAAGTAGCTACGGAGGAGGCTATAGTGACCAGATGAGCGGTGGCTACGGCAACGGAAATGGCTACAGTGATTTCGGCGAGGGTTATGGACAGCAGCCTTCAGGTTATGGTGCTGTGAAAGCCGGCTATTCCAGCAGGAGCAGTGGGCCCTACCCACGCGGCGGTGGTGGTGGTGGCGGCGGCTTTGGAAGAGGTGGATATGGTGGATATTAG
- the LOC113081205 gene encoding heterogeneous nuclear ribonucleoprotein A0-like, producing the protein MSGMEQLCKLFVGGLNVQTTNDGLRAHFEQYGSLTDCVVVQNDQLQRSRCFGFVTYSSAEEADAAMAARPHVVDGKTVELKRAVAREDAGKPEALAKVKKIFVGGLKEDIEEQTLTDYFSQFGMIEKSEVITDKDTGKKRGFGFVHFEDNDSADKAVVLKFHMINGHKVEVKKALTKQEIQAAGGARGGRGRGGGRGMGRNQNGFGGGRGGYGGGYGGGYGGSDGGYGGGGYGSGGYGGGYGGGYGEQMGGYGGGNGYSDFGSGYGQQSSGYGPMKSGNTYAGRSGAPYSRGGGAGYGRGGYGGY; encoded by the coding sequence ATGTCAGGAATGGAGCAGCTTTGCAAACTCTTCGTTGGCGGCCTGAACGTCCAAACAACTAACGATGGCCTCCGTGCTCATTTTGAACAATACGGGTCACTGACGGACTGCGTGGTTGTCCAAAACGATCAACTTCAGCGGTCTCGTTGTTTCGGCTTCGTAACCTACTCCTCCGCAGAAGAGGCTGATGCAGCAATGGCCGCCAGGCCACATGTGGTAGACGGTAAAACCGTAGAGCTGAAGAGAGCCGTGGCTCGGGAAGACGCCGGGAAGCCCGAAGCTCTCGCCAAAGTCAAGAAGATATTCGTGGGGGGGCTAAAAGAAGACATCGAGGAGCAAACCCTCACCGATTATTTCTCTCAGTTCGGTATGATCGAGAAATCCGAGGTTATCACAGACAAAGACACCGGCAAGAAGCGTGGCTTCGGCTTCGTCCACTTCGAAGATAACGACTCGGCCGACAAAGCCGTCGTGCTCAAGTTCCACATGATCAACGGACACAAAGTGGAGGTGAAGAAAGCACTCACGAAACAAGAGATCCAGGCCGCCGGCGGAGCTCGGGGCGGCAgggggagaggaggaggaagaggtatGGGGCGGAATCAAAATGGCTTCGGTGGCGGGAGAGGAGGCTACGGCGGTGGCTATGGCGGAGGCTACGGCGGCAGTGATGGAGGCTACGGCGGTGGTGGCTATGGAAGCGGGGGATACGGGGGCGGTTACGGAGGAGGCTACGGCGAACAGATGGGAGGCTATGGCGGTGGTAACGGTTACAGTGACTTTGGCAGCGGATACGGCCAGCAGTCCTCCGGCTACGGGCCCATGAAGAGTGGAAACACGTACGCCGGCAGAAGCGGAGCCCCTTACTCCCGTGGCGGCGGGGCTGGTTACGGCAGGGGTGGCTACGGAGGCTACTAA